Proteins found in one Sphaeramia orbicularis chromosome 8, fSphaOr1.1, whole genome shotgun sequence genomic segment:
- the dexi gene encoding dexamethasone-induced protein homolog: MTHPIYARLDSVGSPLFELPYMFYLGLFFVNVLILYYAFLMEYIVLNVGIVFLPEDMDQALVDLGVLSDSASVPYDTDTELDVFEGYLE, encoded by the coding sequence ATGACACACCCGATTTATGCCCGACTAGATTCGGTGGGATCGCCTTTGTTTGAACTCccatatatgttttatttggGCCTGTTCTTTGTGAACGTCCTGATCCTCTACTATGCCTTTCTGATGGAGTACATTGTCCTGAATGTGGGGATAGTATTTCTACCTGAGGACATGGACCAGGCGTTGGTGGACCTTGGGGTGCTGTCCGATTCGGCTTCTGTCCCCTATGACACGGACACGGAACTAGATGTGTTTGAGGGGTACCTGGAGTAA